The following coding sequences are from one Megamonas funiformis window:
- a CDS encoding Nif3-like dinuclear metal center hexameric protein, whose protein sequence is MIKCQVVVEAMDRLAPRYLAENWDNVGLLIGNPAQEITKILTCLDVTEKVIDKAICENYNMIISHHPFLFKGIKKIATDKPLGRMLQKILSNNIAIFAAHTNLDTTYGGVNDVLAQKLQLTEVKPLTISYREEILKLGVNVPSDYADAVREALAKAGAGAIDNYSDCSFTYNGTGYFKPLENSNPFIGQQNKLSNVQEVRIETILPSKIKNRVIKAMLKAHPYEVPAWDIIPTENVYHENGLGRIGKLAEPITLDEFAQRIKQSLPGDTFRYVKGNDKLVKKVALCSGAGVEFLDKAAMQGADTYITGDVKYHEAQHAQELGINIIDAGHFGTELPIVETLAQYLQEENIKQKWQITITADNDATDVFTTIK, encoded by the coding sequence ATGATTAAATGTCAAGTTGTAGTTGAAGCTATGGATAGACTTGCCCCACGTTACCTCGCTGAAAATTGGGATAATGTAGGTCTTTTAATCGGTAATCCTGCTCAAGAAATCACTAAAATTTTGACTTGCTTAGATGTTACAGAAAAAGTAATTGATAAAGCTATCTGTGAAAATTATAATATGATAATTTCTCACCACCCATTTTTATTTAAAGGTATAAAAAAAATTGCTACTGATAAACCTCTTGGCAGAATGCTCCAAAAAATTCTCAGTAACAATATCGCTATCTTTGCTGCTCATACAAATTTAGATACTACCTATGGTGGTGTAAATGATGTTTTAGCTCAAAAACTTCAACTCACAGAAGTAAAACCACTTACTATTTCTTACCGTGAAGAAATTTTAAAATTAGGAGTCAATGTTCCTAGCGATTATGCTGATGCTGTTCGTGAAGCTTTAGCTAAAGCGGGAGCAGGTGCTATCGATAATTACAGTGATTGCTCCTTCACTTATAATGGCACAGGATATTTCAAACCTCTTGAAAATTCCAATCCTTTTATCGGTCAACAAAATAAATTATCCAATGTGCAAGAAGTTCGCATAGAAACTATTTTACCTAGCAAAATAAAAAATCGTGTGATTAAAGCTATGTTAAAAGCTCATCCTTATGAAGTTCCTGCTTGGGATATCATTCCTACAGAAAATGTTTATCACGAAAATGGACTTGGACGCATTGGTAAACTTGCTGAGCCTATCACACTTGATGAATTTGCTCAACGCATAAAACAAAGTCTTCCTGGTGATACTTTCCGCTATGTAAAAGGAAATGACAAATTAGTAAAAAAAGTAGCCCTTTGCTCCGGTGCTGGTGTTGAATTTTTAGATAAAGCTGCTATGCAAGGTGCTGACACTTATATAACTGGTGATGTTAAATATCACGAAGCACAACATGCTCAAGAATTAGGTATAAATATCATTGATGCAGGTCATTTTGGCACAGAATTACCTATAGTTGAAACTTTAGCTCAATATTTACAAGAAGAAAATATTAAACAAAAATGGCAAATAACAATCACTGCTGATAATGACGCAACAGATGTTTTCACTACTATAAAATAA
- a CDS encoding tRNA (adenine(22)-N(1))-methyltransferase yields the protein MIFLSLGARLQTVTKFVPHGSVIADIGTDHGYLPIELVKTGRCCKAIAGDVNEGPYLAAKRSVRNASLMNKIDIRLGSGLEILQPNEVDIAIFCGMGGNLMVQLLQDCSEIVNSLKGLILQPQQGFTALRKYLYSIDWHIEDEAIAKEDGRIYQIIYAKPGKQALPTELELEIGPVLNRTRPTLFKEMIAEFIAKANRSLNGMAKSETAKNTAHYHQLQTYVKALEELL from the coding sequence ATGATTTTTTTGTCTTTAGGTGCTAGATTACAAACTGTAACAAAGTTCGTACCCCATGGCAGTGTCATTGCTGATATTGGCACTGACCATGGTTATTTACCTATAGAATTAGTAAAAACTGGAAGATGTTGTAAAGCAATCGCTGGTGATGTAAACGAAGGTCCTTATTTAGCAGCCAAGCGTTCTGTACGCAATGCTTCATTGATGAATAAAATCGATATTCGTTTAGGTAGTGGTTTAGAAATTCTTCAACCTAACGAAGTAGATATTGCTATATTTTGTGGTATGGGCGGAAATCTAATGGTTCAATTATTACAAGATTGCTCTGAAATTGTAAATTCTTTAAAAGGTCTAATCCTACAACCACAACAGGGATTTACCGCTCTTAGAAAATATCTTTACAGCATAGATTGGCATATCGAAGATGAAGCTATAGCAAAAGAAGATGGTCGCATTTATCAAATAATTTATGCTAAACCTGGAAAACAAGCTTTACCTACTGAACTTGAGCTTGAAATAGGGCCTGTATTAAATCGCACTAGACCTACTTTATTTAAAGAAATGATTGCTGAATTTATCGCCAAAGCCAATCGCAGTTTAAACGGCATGGCAAAATCTGAGACTGCTAAAAATACTGCACATTATCATCAATTACAAACTTATGTAAAAGCTTTGGAGGAATTATTATGA
- the nagE gene encoding N-acetylglucosamine-specific PTS transporter subunit IIBC: protein MSSWFSKLQAVGKALMLPVAVLPAAALLLRLGAPDVFDIPFITQAGGAVFNNLALIFAVGIAVGLAKDNNGAAGLAGVIGYLVLTEALKAIDKDLNMGVLAGVIVGIISGILYNKFYNIKLPEFLGFFSGRRFVPIVTAATFVVLALIFGIIWGPIQNFIHSIGEWIVGAGAAGAFVYGVLNRLLIPVGLHHILNSLVWFVFGSYTNPETGVTATGDLNRFFAGDPTAGVFMAGFYFIFMFGVPAIALAMYSAAKPENKSKVAGMMFSIAFTAFLTGITEPVEFTFMFLAPVLYAFHAVMTGIALAVANMFGILHGFGFSAGLIDYVLNYGLATKAILIIPIGLVFGIIYFIVFRWAIIHFDLPTPGRFENESDNEAIENANPDELAQSFINKLGGADNLTTISSCITRLRLNVKDIDKIDEAGLKALGAAGVIKKGNSIQVIVGTKAEAVADDMKKIAKK from the coding sequence ATGTCCAGTTGGTTTTCCAAACTTCAAGCTGTAGGTAAAGCGTTAATGCTTCCTGTTGCCGTTCTTCCTGCTGCCGCTCTTTTACTTCGTTTAGGAGCACCTGATGTCTTCGACATTCCATTTATTACTCAAGCAGGTGGTGCTGTTTTCAATAACTTAGCACTTATTTTTGCCGTTGGTATCGCTGTTGGCTTAGCTAAAGATAACAATGGTGCGGCAGGTCTTGCTGGGGTTATTGGCTATTTAGTATTAACAGAAGCACTCAAAGCTATCGATAAAGATTTAAATATGGGTGTTCTCGCTGGGGTTATTGTTGGTATTATTTCTGGTATACTTTACAATAAATTCTACAATATTAAATTACCAGAATTCTTAGGTTTCTTTTCAGGCAGACGTTTCGTTCCGATCGTTACTGCTGCAACATTCGTTGTTTTAGCTCTTATTTTTGGTATTATTTGGGGTCCTATTCAAAACTTTATTCATAGCATCGGTGAATGGATTGTTGGTGCTGGTGCTGCTGGTGCCTTTGTCTATGGTGTATTAAACCGTTTACTTATTCCTGTTGGTCTTCATCACATTCTCAACTCTCTTGTTTGGTTCGTATTTGGTTCTTACACTAATCCAGAAACAGGCGTTACTGCAACAGGCGATTTAAATCGTTTCTTCGCTGGTGACCCAACTGCTGGTGTATTCATGGCTGGTTTCTACTTTATCTTTATGTTCGGTGTTCCTGCTATCGCACTTGCAATGTACAGTGCTGCTAAACCAGAAAATAAATCAAAAGTTGCTGGTATGATGTTCTCCATCGCTTTCACAGCTTTCTTAACTGGTATCACTGAACCTGTAGAATTCACTTTCATGTTCTTAGCTCCTGTTCTTTATGCATTCCATGCTGTTATGACAGGTATTGCTCTTGCAGTTGCTAATATGTTTGGTATTTTACATGGCTTTGGTTTCTCTGCTGGTCTTATTGACTATGTACTAAATTATGGTCTTGCTACTAAAGCTATCTTAATCATTCCAATTGGCTTAGTATTTGGTATCATTTACTTCATTGTTTTCAGATGGGCAATCATTCACTTCGACCTTCCAACTCCTGGTCGTTTTGAAAATGAATCTGACAACGAAGCTATTGAAAATGCTAACCCAGATGAATTAGCTCAATCCTTTATCAATAAATTAGGTGGTGCTGATAACTTAACTACTATCAGCTCTTGCATCACTCGTTTACGTTTAAATGTTAAAGATATTGATAAAATCGATGAAGCTGGTCTTAAAGCTCTAGGTGCTGCTGGTGTTATCAAAAAAGGAAATAGCATTCAAGTAATTGTTGGTACAAAAGCTGAAGCTGTTGCTGACGATATGAAAAAAATTGCTAAAAAATAA
- a CDS encoding divergent PAP2 family protein: MQSCMIFVPFIGWLVAVIIKFITNYIYYSTLDLKLSFSNGGFPSVHTATIITTTTYIGFYDNFNSPLFILAVTIAFIIMIDATHLRRSIGKHASILNHLTGKADLHEKEGHTYFQVISGAIIGILTGYILYNFF; the protein is encoded by the coding sequence ATGCAGTCTTGTATGATTTTTGTTCCTTTTATTGGTTGGCTTGTAGCAGTTATCATAAAATTTATAACTAATTACATTTACTATTCTACTTTGGATTTGAAATTATCTTTCAGTAACGGTGGTTTTCCTAGTGTACATACGGCTACTATAATTACCACTACAACTTATATCGGCTTTTATGATAATTTTAATTCTCCATTATTCATCTTAGCTGTAACTATTGCTTTTATCATTATGATTGATGCAACTCATCTACGTCGCTCTATTGGTAAACATGCCTCTATTTTAAATCACTTAACAGGGAAGGCAGACCTCCATGAAAAAGAAGGTCATACTTATTTCCAAGTCATCAGTGGCGCTATTATTGGTATCCTTACAGGATACATTCTCTATAATTTTTTCTGA
- the rpoD gene encoding RNA polymerase sigma factor RpoD — protein sequence MAQSKKNVKAVKDTNAAAAASLDAISKLLDKGKKTGVLTYNEIMESLQSVDMSPDEIDELYDTFTKRGIDIIDNGNDIGPDDDSNLKDDEDDIDIDLSIPEGINIDDPVRMYLKEIGRVPLLSADEEIKLAKRMEDGDLEAQKRLAEANLRLVVSIAKRYVGRGMLFLDLIQEGNLGLIKAVEKFDYNKGYKFSTYATWWIRQAITRAIADQARTIRIPVHMVETINKLIRVSRQLLQSLGREPSPEEIAKEMDVSVDRVREIMKIAQEPVSLETPIGEEEDSHLGDFIEDHDAPAPAEAASFVLLKEQLEDVLDTLTEREEKVLRLRFGLDDGRARTLEEVGQNFGVTRERIRQIEAKALRKLRHPSRSKKLKDFLE from the coding sequence ATGGCTCAATCCAAAAAAAATGTAAAAGCCGTTAAAGATACTAATGCAGCAGCTGCTGCCAGCTTAGACGCAATCAGTAAGTTATTAGATAAAGGTAAAAAAACTGGCGTTTTAACTTACAATGAAATTATGGAATCCCTTCAATCAGTTGACATGTCACCAGATGAAATAGACGAATTATACGATACATTCACCAAACGTGGCATTGACATCATTGATAATGGTAATGATATAGGACCAGATGATGATTCTAATCTCAAAGATGATGAAGATGATATTGATATTGACCTTAGCATTCCTGAAGGTATAAATATCGATGACCCTGTTAGAATGTATCTTAAAGAAATTGGTCGTGTTCCATTATTATCTGCTGATGAAGAAATAAAATTAGCAAAACGCATGGAAGATGGGGATCTTGAAGCTCAAAAACGCCTAGCAGAAGCAAACTTACGTCTTGTTGTAAGTATTGCTAAACGTTATGTTGGTCGTGGCATGCTCTTTTTGGACTTAATCCAAGAAGGTAACTTAGGCTTAATAAAAGCTGTTGAAAAATTCGATTACAATAAAGGCTACAAATTTAGTACTTATGCTACATGGTGGATTCGTCAAGCCATTACTCGTGCTATTGCCGACCAAGCTCGTACTATTCGTATTCCTGTCCACATGGTTGAAACCATCAATAAATTAATTCGCGTATCTCGTCAACTTCTCCAATCCTTAGGACGTGAACCAAGCCCTGAAGAAATAGCAAAAGAAATGGACGTAAGTGTAGATCGCGTACGTGAAATCATGAAAATAGCTCAAGAACCAGTATCTTTGGAAACACCTATCGGTGAAGAAGAAGATTCTCATCTTGGAGATTTCATTGAAGACCATGATGCACCAGCTCCTGCTGAAGCAGCATCTTTTGTACTTTTAAAAGAACAATTAGAAGATGTTCTTGATACTTTAACTGAACGTGAAGAAAAAGTTCTTCGTCTTCGCTTTGGTTTAGATGATGGTCGTGCTCGTACTTTGGAAGAAGTAGGTCAAAATTTTGGTGTAACACGTGAACGTATTCGCCAAATTGAAGCAAAAGCACTTCGCAAACTTCGTCATCCTAGCCGTAGTAAAAAATTAAAAGATTTCTTAGAATAA
- the dnaG gene encoding DNA primase — protein MRTQNLHDDFVEQVRSSSDILSVISSYVHLKKRGNRYWGCCPFHNEKTPSFSVVPQQGFFYCFGCHAGGNLFKFISLIENISYYEAIKLQAQRLNIPIPTTKKSADELKQEQQKDSLFKIHELAGSFFHNCLTRTSLGEAGRAYFSSRQINSDIITKFKLGFAPNLWDKLFTSFTKRGITKELLAKAGLITIKDSGKVYDRFRNRIIIPIMNEHGQICGFGGRIINPNDSPKYLNSPETLIFNKRHLLFGLDHAQKSIKENNFSIVVEGYMDAIALHSHNITNAVASLGTAFTAQQCRKILRYSPNIYFCYDSDNAGQAATMRALAIASSNGANVKVITIPDGKDPDEFLRHHGNKEFYALIDKALPLMEYQLQYVLKSTDRNTLEGKLLAVNQLMPLLANITNTVERNEYIIRISNVLGIDEGVIRSDLQRQNSQRKFNAYDVSTDNLPGINSRKAFSEKKDALTMAGRCIIKKIWHEASILDYVLNLIPAEEFPNKTHGEILKYLASTLANNQPFTDIDAAEKLSDTAYSELSHCLVEEFTTDDDIQLTEDCLKLLRRYYLNSNYEKHRLLADELQRNGDSRFLEELKISQQIRMEMDNLSS, from the coding sequence ATGCGTACACAAAACTTGCACGATGATTTTGTTGAACAAGTGCGTTCTTCTTCAGATATCTTATCTGTCATCTCAAGTTACGTTCATCTCAAAAAACGAGGTAATCGCTATTGGGGTTGTTGCCCCTTTCACAATGAAAAAACACCTTCATTTTCCGTAGTTCCCCAACAGGGATTTTTTTATTGCTTTGGTTGTCATGCTGGTGGTAATCTATTTAAATTTATATCTCTTATAGAGAATATTTCTTATTATGAAGCCATAAAACTACAAGCCCAAAGATTGAATATTCCTATACCGACTACGAAAAAAAGTGCTGACGAACTCAAACAAGAACAACAAAAAGATTCATTGTTTAAAATACATGAACTGGCGGGTTCTTTTTTTCATAATTGTTTAACTCGTACCTCTCTTGGAGAAGCTGGTAGAGCATACTTTTCTTCTCGCCAAATAAATTCAGATATAATTACGAAATTTAAACTTGGCTTTGCTCCTAACCTTTGGGATAAACTATTTACCTCTTTTACTAAACGAGGCATTACTAAAGAGTTACTTGCTAAAGCAGGTCTAATCACTATAAAAGATTCTGGTAAAGTCTATGACCGTTTTCGCAATCGCATAATCATTCCTATCATGAATGAACATGGTCAAATCTGTGGCTTTGGTGGCAGAATTATCAATCCAAATGATTCTCCCAAATATTTAAATTCACCAGAAACACTTATTTTCAATAAAAGACATTTGCTATTTGGTTTAGATCATGCACAAAAATCAATAAAAGAAAATAACTTCAGTATTGTTGTTGAAGGTTATATGGATGCTATCGCATTACATAGTCATAATATTACTAATGCTGTAGCGTCATTGGGTACTGCATTTACTGCTCAACAATGTAGAAAAATTCTTCGCTATTCACCAAATATCTATTTTTGCTATGATAGTGACAATGCTGGGCAAGCTGCTACTATGCGAGCTTTAGCTATCGCTAGCAGTAATGGTGCTAATGTTAAAGTAATCACCATTCCTGATGGCAAAGACCCAGATGAATTTTTACGCCATCATGGTAACAAAGAATTTTATGCATTAATTGATAAAGCTCTTCCGCTAATGGAATATCAATTGCAATATGTATTAAAATCAACAGACCGCAATACTTTAGAAGGAAAGCTTTTAGCAGTAAACCAATTAATGCCACTTTTAGCTAATATTACAAACACTGTCGAACGCAATGAATATATTATTCGTATATCAAATGTTTTGGGTATAGATGAAGGCGTTATTCGCAGTGATTTGCAACGACAAAATTCGCAAAGAAAATTTAATGCATATGATGTCTCTACAGATAATCTTCCTGGAATAAATTCACGCAAAGCATTCTCTGAAAAAAAAGATGCTTTGACCATGGCAGGAAGATGTATCATCAAAAAAATTTGGCATGAAGCTAGTATTTTAGATTATGTTCTAAATCTTATACCAGCTGAAGAATTTCCCAATAAAACTCATGGAGAAATTCTAAAATATTTAGCAAGTACACTTGCTAATAATCAGCCTTTTACAGATATTGATGCTGCTGAGAAACTAAGTGATACCGCTTATAGTGAACTTTCACATTGTTTAGTTGAAGAATTTACAACTGATGATGACATTCAACTCACTGAAGATTGTCTAAAACTTTTACGTCGTTATTATCTAAATAGTAATTATGAAAAACATCGCCTTTTAGCAGATGAATTACAACGAAATGGCGACAGTAGATTTTTAGAAGAATTAAAAATTAGTCAACAAATACGAATGGAAATGGATAATTTATCCTCGTAG
- a CDS encoding acyltransferase, with protein MSIKKERVPAIEYMRGISMLGVVGIHVGSQYLMNNPTPNLQLLALYEIVTRFSVPIFFFISAFGLFYNLDLQEKFNYKNFMKRRFKTVLIPYLVWSIFYILHYTITNQTLYLLHPLNLIGILFFGLACYQLYFMILLVWFYALMPLWIFIVKRLNIVLLVVLFVFQMAVDYYSSFLINPYGIQNEIVKAIFMYRLNYWVIHYVFIFLLGGYVSVHYDEFKIFMRDNLNKLRAFGFISLIGLLVYYYYCIYYNGYSPEGAINTAHQLSPAGLVYTLGASLYLFAEFQYGFLAKIGTSLFSLLGRHSYFVYLAHPVAITYLALFMAKFNIVMTAVNSMVFYVLVVLFTLIVAIIFRKLGNTKYPKLNELTIGVYPKK; from the coding sequence GTGAGTATAAAAAAAGAGAGAGTGCCAGCTATTGAATATATGCGTGGAATATCCATGCTAGGCGTAGTTGGTATACATGTGGGTTCACAATACTTGATGAATAATCCCACTCCTAATTTACAATTATTGGCTTTGTATGAAATTGTAACGAGATTTTCAGTACCGATTTTTTTCTTTATCTCTGCTTTTGGCTTATTTTATAATTTAGATTTACAGGAAAAATTTAATTATAAAAATTTTATGAAGCGAAGATTTAAAACAGTGTTAATCCCTTATCTTGTATGGTCTATTTTTTATATTTTGCATTATACAATAACAAATCAAACGTTGTATTTACTTCATCCATTGAATTTGATTGGCATTTTATTTTTTGGTTTGGCATGTTATCAATTATATTTTATGATATTATTGGTTTGGTTTTATGCTTTAATGCCACTGTGGATTTTTATTGTAAAAAGATTAAATATTGTATTATTAGTAGTTTTATTCGTTTTTCAAATGGCAGTAGATTATTATTCAAGCTTTTTGATAAACCCATATGGTATTCAAAATGAAATAGTTAAAGCTATTTTTATGTATCGTTTAAATTATTGGGTAATACATTATGTATTTATCTTTTTATTAGGTGGATATGTATCTGTACATTATGATGAATTTAAAATTTTCATGAGAGATAATTTGAATAAATTAAGAGCTTTTGGTTTTATAAGCTTAATTGGGTTATTAGTATATTATTATTATTGTATTTATTACAATGGTTATTCTCCAGAAGGAGCAATAAATACTGCTCATCAATTATCTCCAGCTGGTCTTGTTTATACTTTAGGTGCTAGCTTATATTTATTTGCAGAATTTCAATATGGATTTTTAGCTAAGATAGGAACAAGTTTATTTTCTTTATTAGGTAGACATTCATATTTTGTATATTTAGCTCATCCTGTGGCAATCACTTATTTAGCTTTATTTATGGCAAAATTTAATATAGTTATGACGGCTGTTAATTCCATGGTTTTTTATGTATTAGTAGTATTGTTTACTTTAATTGTAGCTATAATATTTAGAAAGCTTGGCAATACGAAATATCCAAAATTAAATGAATTGACAATAGGCGTTTATCCTAAAAAATAA
- the brnQ gene encoding branched-chain amino acid transport system II carrier protein, producing MKRTLSLSQNILVGSMLFGMFFGAGNLIFPVHLGQEAGSNIFLANIGFMLTAIGLPFLGIVAMGISRSEGLFDLASRINKPYAHFVTVLLYLTIGPAFAIPRTAAVSYEIGLSSHVDASMQTIYLAIFSLIFFVLALAFALKPGKILTWIGKILNPLFLVFIAILMITALINPMGSPDAMPVQEAYQQEAFFKGFTEGYNTMDALASLAFGIIVIHTLHNLGLKNPKDVAYGTLKAGIVVLILMGIIYSFLAYIGACSLGQFTLSANGGIALAQISTYYFGSFGHILLALTVTIACLKTSIGLITACSTTFSELYPNSFSYRTYAFIFTIVSFLIANVGLTSIIFLAIPILMLLYPLAITLIILAFISAIFGYHRYVYSVTTLFTLFAAIGDMLNSLPFGLNNTATISAIIEVYKNTLPFFDMGMGWIVPSIIGLVIGVIISFIKKD from the coding sequence ATGAAACGAACACTTTCACTTTCCCAAAATATTTTAGTTGGGTCTATGCTATTTGGTATGTTCTTTGGTGCAGGAAATTTAATATTTCCTGTACATCTAGGACAAGAAGCCGGCAGTAATATTTTTCTAGCTAATATCGGCTTTATGCTCACTGCTATCGGTCTTCCATTTTTAGGTATTGTCGCTATGGGGATTTCTCGTAGTGAAGGTCTTTTTGATTTAGCTAGTCGCATTAATAAACCTTATGCTCATTTTGTTACTGTACTTCTATATCTCACAATTGGACCTGCTTTTGCAATTCCACGTACAGCAGCAGTTTCTTATGAAATAGGTTTATCTAGCCATGTTGATGCTTCCATGCAAACAATTTATTTAGCAATTTTTTCACTTATTTTCTTTGTTTTAGCATTAGCATTTGCTTTAAAACCAGGTAAAATTCTCACATGGATTGGTAAGATTTTAAATCCACTCTTTTTAGTATTTATTGCAATTTTAATGATAACTGCTTTAATCAATCCAATGGGTTCACCTGATGCTATGCCTGTACAAGAAGCATATCAACAAGAAGCTTTCTTCAAAGGTTTCACTGAAGGCTACAACACTATGGACGCTTTAGCTTCTCTTGCTTTTGGTATCATTGTTATTCATACATTGCACAATCTAGGATTAAAAAATCCAAAAGATGTAGCTTATGGTACATTAAAAGCAGGTATCGTTGTTTTAATTCTCATGGGCATTATCTACAGTTTCTTAGCTTATATTGGCGCTTGCAGTCTAGGACAATTTACTTTATCTGCTAATGGTGGTATTGCTCTTGCTCAAATCTCTACTTATTATTTTGGTTCATTTGGTCATATTCTGTTAGCTCTTACTGTTACTATAGCTTGCTTAAAAACTTCCATCGGTCTTATCACTGCTTGTTCCACTACATTTAGTGAATTATATCCTAACTCTTTTAGCTACAGAACATATGCTTTTATCTTCACTATTGTTTCTTTCTTAATTGCTAATGTTGGTTTAACTAGTATCATTTTCTTAGCTATTCCAATTCTCATGTTATTATATCCATTAGCTATAACACTTATCATCTTAGCATTTATCAGTGCAATTTTTGGCTATCATCGTTATGTATATTCTGTAACCACACTTTTCACTTTATTTGCAGCTATTGGTGATATGTTAAATTCCCTACCTTTTGGACTAAATAACACAGCTACTATCAGCGCTATTATTGAAGTATATAAAAATACTTTGCCATTTTTTGATATGGGTATGGGCTGGATTGTCCCTTCCATCATCGGTCTTGTCATTGGCGTTATTATTTCTTTTATTAAAAAAGATTAA